A stretch of Coccidioides posadasii str. Silveira chromosome 2, complete sequence DNA encodes these proteins:
- the RPS5 gene encoding 40S ribosomal protein uS7 (antiSMASH:Cluster_2.4~BUSCO:377787at4751~EggNog:ENOG410PIAI~COG:J~BUSCO:13200at33183) — MSESGEVEVENPSGFPVLPKDVASEIGSVKLFNKWSYEDIEVRDISLTDYIQIRQPVYLPHSAGRYAAKRFRKAQCPIIERLTNSLMMNGRNNGKKLMAVRIVAHAFEIIHIMTDQNPIQVAVDAIANCGPREDSTRIGSAGTVRRQAVDVSPLRRVNQAIALLTIGAREAAFRNVKSIAECLAEELINAAKGSSNSYAIKKKDELERVAKSNR; from the exons ATGTCCGAGAGCGGGGAAGTCGAGGTCGAAAACCCGTCCGGGTTCCCGGTGCTGCCCAAGGATGTTGCCTCTGAGATTGGCAGCGTCAAACTCTTCAACAAGTGGAGTTACGAGGATATCGAGGTTCGGGATATATCTTTGAC CGACTACATTCAAATCAGACAACCTGTGTACCTCCCTCACTCCGCCGGCCGTTATGCCGCCAAGCGCTTCCGCAAGGCCCAGTGCCCTATCATTGAGCGCCTTACCAACTCCCTCATGATGAACGGCCGAAATAACGGAAAGAAGTTGATGGCTGTCCGAATCGTCGCTCATGCCTTCGAAATC ATTCACATCATGACCGACCAGAACCCCATTCAGGTCGCCGTTGATGCCATTGCCAACTGTGGCCCCAGAGAAGACAGCACTCGTATCGGTTCTGCTGGTACTGTTCGTCGTCAGGCCGTTGATGTTTCCCCCCTCCGCCGCGTTAACCAAGCTATTGCCCTCCTCACCATCGGTGCCCGCGAGGCTGCCTTCCGCAATGTAAAGTCTATTGCTGAGTGCCTCGCTGAAGAATTGATCAACGCCGCCAAGGGAAGCTCGAACTCATACGCCATCAAGAAGAAGGACGAGTTGGAGCGTGTCGCGAAGAGCAACCGATAA
- the SDA1 gene encoding Severe Depolymerization of Actin (antiSMASH:Cluster_2.4~BUSCO:308236at4751~EggNog:ENOG410PFF6~COG:D,Z~BUSCO:4099at33183) — protein sequence MGKRKLGALEKVDADLTNLQYKIRRDPKSYVEDFRSQHFQYESHREIFMAAPSSATDNGIISLRDLIDFVAHVADCYPSITKDFPQELIEILSLHHTVLDADLREKIVTSLVLLRKKDIIDSATLLQTLFPILVSTPSKTLRALLFQKIISDLRTSNSKGVNHKLNRTIQTVLFNLVTSDRTSSKALWAIKITRELWRRQVWTDAKAVEIMKEASLAENEKVIVGGVRFFLGGDKEREELEDESSDEEALDVARIRHQVGINKKSKKKTRQVEKAIATVKKKERRKNQPHPLNFSALHLLHDPQGFAETLFQKHLQNTKSRLNLEQKLLVLQLVSRLVGLHKLTVIQLYSYFLKYLTPKQPSVTSFLASLAQSTHSLVPPDVLEPLVTKIANEFVSEAASAEVASAGLNAIREICVRQPLAMNDTLLQDLVMYKKSKDKGVMMAAKGLLGLYREVGAGMLKKRDRGKHASIALRTGGQKEKRYGEEQAGGIEGIELLEQWKEEERRKKRREKGLPSDGETGDEESDGEADWAAWDVEEDDSDDSGGWIDVQSDVDIDVSDSEDESPAAKKQKTGDDASGESKDSQDRPKSEEPASKISKLATTKVLTPADLAKLAELRATATVSALVGNKSRAQKQAAANAARHIDDPLTAAEIEGLASLSAGKATREEKIARMNENKTDRSEFKSRMARKKEKKETEGKSTTNKEKARKKNFLMTLGKAKSKNKRSLVETRAVLRAHKERSKKGGRRGNK from the exons ATGGGAAAGCGCAAACTAGGTGCCTTAGAAAAGGTGGATGCTGACCT GACAAATCTTCAATACAAAATACGGCGAGATCCCAA ATCCTATGTCGAAGATTTCCGCAGCCAACATTTCCAATATGAATCCCACCGAGAGATATTCATGGCGGCGCCGTCTTCCGCCACGGACAACGGCATCATATCGCTCCGGGACCTAATCGATTTCGTTGCGCATGTTGCAGACTGCTACCCAAGCATTACCAAAGACTTCCCGCAAGAGTTGATTGAAATTTTGTCCCTGCATCACACGGTGTTGGACGCGGACTTGAGGGAGAAGATTGTAACGAGCTTGGTATTGCTGAGAAAGAAGGACATCATCGACTCTGCTAC CCTTTTACAGACCCTCTTCCCAATTCTCGTCTCAACTCCCAGCAAAACGCTACGAGCGTTACTATTCCAAAAAATCATTTCTGACCTCCGCACTTCGAACTCGAAAGGTGTCAATCACAAGTTAAACCGGACCATCCAGACAGTGCTTTTCAACCTCGTCACTTCCGACCGGACTTCATCAAAAGCACTTTGGGCAATCAAGATTACACGAGAGCTTTGGAGGCGACAAGTATGGACCGACGCCAAGGCGGTAGAAATTATGAAAGAGGCCTCATTGGCGGAGAATGAGAAAGTAATAGTTGGAGGAGTACGCTTTTTCCTCGGTGGTGACAAAGAGCGAGAGGAGCTAGAAGATGAAAGTAGCGATGAAGAGGCCTTGGATGTAGCTCGCATAAGACACCAGGTCGGAATCAACAAGAAAAGTAAGAAGAAGACTCGGCAGGTGGAAAAAGCGATCGCGACAGTCAAGAAAAAGGAGCGCAGAAAGAATCAACCTCACCCTTTGAACTTTTCAGCCCTCCATCTCCTGCACGATCCTCAAGGCTTTGCGGAAACCCTCTTTCAGAAACATCTACAGAACACAAAATCTCGGCTGAATCTGGAACAGAAACTCCTCGTTTTGCAGCTGGTGTCCCGCCTTGTGGGCTTACACAAGCTCACTGTCATTCAGCTCTATTCCTATTTCTTGAAGTATCTAACGCCGAAGCAACCATCGGTTACTTCTTTCCTCGCCAGTCTCGCCCAGTCTACCCATTCTCTTGTCCCTCCTGATGTCCTCGAGCCGTTGGTAACGAAGATTGCGAATGAATTTGTTTCAGAAGCTGCATCTGCAGAAGTTGCATCCGCTGGGTTGAACGCTATCCGGGAAATATGCGTCAGACAACCACTCGCAATGAATGATACCCTCCTCCAAGACCTCGTCATGTATAAGAAAAGTAAAGATAAAGGAGTTATGATGGCAGCCAAGGGACTTTTAGGACTATACAGAGAGGTCGGTGCCGGGATGCTGAAAAAGAGAGACCGAGGAAAGCATGCCAGCATTGCGCTGAGAACAGGAGgacagaaagagaagagataCGGAGAAGAGCAGGCTGGTGGAATTGAAGGAATCGAGTTGCTTGAGCAATggaaagaagaggaaaggCGAAAAAAGAGAAGGGAGAAGGGTTTGCCGTCCGATGGAGAAACTGGGGATGAAGAATCGGATGGTGAAGCTGATTGGGCTGCCTGGGAcgttgaagaagatgatagTGATGACTCCGGTGGCTGGATCGACGTTCAAAGTGACGTGGACATCGACGTTAGCGACTCTGAGGACGAATCTCCCGCCgcgaagaaacagaaaactGGGGACGATGCCTCTGGGGAGAGCAAAGATAGCCAAGATCGTCCGAAATCCGAAGAACCTGCAAGCAAGATTTCCAAACTCGCAACAACGAAAGTGTTAACTCCTGCTGACCTTGCAAAACTTGCGGAGCTGCGTGCCACAGCGACTGTGTCCGCTTTGGTTGGGAATAAATCCCGTGCACAAAAGCAGGCTGCTGCAAATGCGGCCAGACACATCGACGATCCGCTTACAGCCGCTGAAATAGAGGGTCTCGCTTCTCTGTCGGCTGGCAAAGCGACTCGAGAAGAGAAGATTGCTCGGATGAATGAGAATAAAACAGACAGATCCGAATTCAAGAGCAGGATGGCacgcaagaaagaaaagaaggaaacTGAGGGCAAGAGCACGACTAATAAGGAGAAGGCAAGGAAGAAAAACTTCCTCATGACCCTTGGAAAAGCGAAGAGCAAGAATAAACGGAGTCTGGTCGAAACGAGAGCTGTTCTTCGCGCACACAAAGAACGATCCAAAAAAGGGGGGCGAAGAGGTAATAAGTAA
- the TAF9 gene encoding Transcription initiation factor TFIID subunit 9 (antiSMASH:Cluster_2.4~EggNog:ENOG410PP2X~COG:K~BUSCO:13650at33183), which yields MASPRPTATPAAGLSAAPTQPLTPPAERPSSSSNPASGNPSNAALTSATANPPQVPGTSLQDNGKSRRPRDARLIHMLLASSGVNAYQERVPLQLLDFAYRYTSSVLQDAVYLATEGYAGEVPGPKGTDGGKTQQSSLEVSSVSLQALRLSIASRLHYQFQPGLPKEFLMDIAAERNRIMLPGLSRGAEGGASNVAAPGVVMGGMRLPPERFCQTGVGWGLREEWESEGEEEMEIDAAAQQGAPPAAGAGEEEGGAEDDDIDGKMEDIFGEDPMDEDNPDGDKTMTGV from the coding sequence ATGGCTTCACCACGGCCTACTGCGACGCCAGCTGCCGGGTTATCAGCTGCGCCCACCCAACCTCTCACCCCTCCTGCAGAACGCCCCTCCTCGTCTAGCAATCCAGCTTCCGGAAATCCATCCAACGCCGCATTAACCTCAGCTACGGCTAATCCCCCGCAAGTTCCTGGAACTTCTCTCCAAGATAACGGAAAGTCAAGGCGACCTCGCGATGCCCGTTTGATACATATGCTCCTTGCCTCTTCTGGCGTCAACGCATATCAAGAACGAGTGCCCCTTCAGCTCCTCGATTTCGCATATCGTTATACCTCTAGCGTCCTGCAAGATGCTGTATATCTTGCAACAGAGGGCTATGCTGGTGAGGTACCAGGCCCCAAGGGCACCGACGGCGGAAAAACGCAGCAGTCGTCGTTGGAGGTTTCGTCCGTGAGCCTTCAGGCGCTACGATTGAGCATTGCGTCGCGATTGCATTATCAGTTTCAACCTGGTTTGCCAAAAGAATTTTTAATGGATATTGCTGCGGAGCGAAATCGGATTATGCTTCCTGGACTTTCTAGGGGTGCAGAGGGTGGAGCGTCCAATGTGGCTGCACCTGGTGTAGTCATGGGTGGTATGAGGCTTCCACCAGAGAGGTTTTGCCAAACCGGTGTGGGCTGGGGCTTACGAGAGGAATGGGAAAGCGAAGGGGAGGAAGAGATGGAGATTGATGCCGCCGCACAGCAAGGAGCTCCTCCAGCCGCGGGCGCCGGCGAGGAAGAGGGCGGCGCCGAGGACGATGATATCGACGGGAAAATGGAAGATATCTTTGGCGAAGACCCTATGGACGAGGATAATCCGGATGGAGACAAAACCATGACGGGTGTTTAA
- a CDS encoding uncharacterized protein (antiSMASH:Cluster_2.4~EggNog:ENOG410PRXN~COG:S) produces MMAAATSSPETASNPPPGSAPSTINLRNPTPLSATQEAEVKAIYYKRVRGYCAAEIKEFAACALNRTVTATWVCRKERLAMNACMVEHAKPEEEDRAREEWFAGREERRKAREHEDRMVEERRKEVIAMMREGEKRRKAETGEQKAADGGSGGWLAWGKR; encoded by the exons ATGATGGCAGCAGCCACATCCTCCCCCGAAACCGCGAGCAATCCTCCGCCCGGCTCCGCTCCTTCGACCATAAATCTCCGGAACCCAACTCCTCTCTCGGCAACGCAAGAGGCTGAAGTCAAAGCTATATATTACAAGCGTGTTCGAGGCTACTGTGCGGCGGAAATAAAAG AATTTGCGGCTTGCGCGCTTAATCGCACGGTCACTGCTACATGGGTATGCCGAAAAGAAAGACTAGCGATGAACGCCTGTATGGTTGAGCATGCCAAAccagaggaagaagatcgAGCGCGAGAGGAATGGTTTGCGGGGCGAGAAGAACGAAGAAAAGCTCGTGAGCATGAAGATCGGATGGTCGAAGAACGGAGGAAAGAGGTCATTGCGATGATGAGAGAGGGTGAGAAGAGACGAAAAGCAGAGACAGGTGAGCAGAAGGCTGCCGATGGGGGTAGTGGAGGCTGGCTTGCCTGGGGGAAAAGATGA
- a CDS encoding uncharacterized protein (BUSCO:434984at4751~EggNog:ENOG410PJ5P~COG:S~BUSCO:14309at33183) has product MSSLRNAVQRRQHRERAQPAAREKWGILEKHKDYSLRAADYNLKKAKLQRLREKVRDRNPDEFAFGMVSAGSRTQGRHGERDATQSTLSLETVKLLKTQDAGYLRVVGEKVRRQMEQVEKEVRLQNGVKAALGKGKPGDGLDDEDEDEDGAIGGITAKKTGRKVVFVNSVDEQKNLVDGINEDDGDQSEDETVQKDQATAQRKSKKQLEAEARMRREIQAAKKLKKRAAESRLRKLEALKKQYQDIVAAEQELDLQRAKMENSVGGVNKYGVKWKVRERKR; this is encoded by the exons ATGTCTTCCCTCCGGAACGCCGTCCAGCGACGGCAACACCGTGAGCGAGCACAGCCCGCCGCACGCGAAAAATGGGGGATCCTCGAAAAGCACAAG GACTACTCCCTCCGTGCGGCCGATTACAACCTCAAAAAGGCTAAACTCCAACGTCTGCGCGAAAAGGTGCGCGATCGAAACCCCGATGAATTTGCTTTCGGAATGGTGTCTGCGGGTTCGCGGACCCAAGGGCGTCATGGTGAGAGAGATGCCACGCAGTCTACGCTGAGTCTGGAGACAGTAAAGTTACTGAAGACGCAGGATGCGGGTTACCTGCGGGTTGTGGGTGAAAAAGTGCGAAGGCAGATGGAGCAGGTGGAGAAGGAGGTTAGATTACAAAATGGAGTGAAAGCAGCCCTGGGCAAGGGTAAACCCGGGGATGGGCTagatgatgaggatgaggatgaggatggGGCCATTGGTGGGATTACTGCGAAAAAAACTGGGCGGAAGGTCGTTTTTGTAAATTCTGTCGACGAGCAGAAGAATTTGGTCGACGGGATCAACGAAGACGATGGGGACCAAAGTGAGGATGAGACCGTGCAAAAGGATCAGGCGACTGCGCAAAGAAAATCCAAGAAGCAGCTCGAAGCGGAAGCACGGATGCGACGGGAAATTCAAGCTGCTAAAAAGCTGAAAAAGCGAGCCGCTGAATCAAGATTGAGAAAGCTTGAAGCGTTGAAGAAGCAGTACCAGGATATTGTGGCTGCAGAGCAGGAGCTGGATCTGCAACGAGCAAAGATGGAAAATTCAGTCGGTGGTGTGAACAAGTACGGCGTCAAATGGAAGGTCAGAGAGCGCAAAAGATAA
- the HIS4 gene encoding trifunctional histidinol dehydrogenase (BUSCO:76196at4751~EggNog:ENOG410PJJQ~COG:E~BUSCO:1682at33183), whose translation MSLPFLISVDADSISSPSPSGLTLKQVSYFGCVLLKSPSLEQALSFVNANFTTFEICVDATAIESVGDVVDILNAGASNVFVTLGQLTSLSKEQSVPSSRLVVSISSADEVAQLKTWILEDKERREICVHSAGSSPIDAILSELDDNSLVRTVYRSSIGETTQTNFLLNEQERVISIIPSTSLTVDDEGNSAVKLLVTGAIPDNNTGLYATIVTDERGVALGLVWSSEKSISEALKTGTGVYQSRKRGLWYKGQSSGDIQELVRVGLDCDSDCLIFVVKQKGRGFCHLGTASCFGSYTGLSRLQKTLQARRQDAPPGSYTSRLFNDAKLLDAKIMEEAEELCKASTKEETAFEAADLIYFALTKCISAGVSLEDVERNLDLKSMKVKRRKGDAKPDWAAKVGLAPPTGIQKTAGSVETDKPVDQRIRMKRYNTASASQKDIKDALQRPSQKSNEAIVGLVKPIIQDVRENGDAAVLKYTHKFERATSLTSPVLRAPFSEDLMKLTPETKEAIDISFENIRRFHAAQKEDKALQVETMPGVVCSRFVRPIGRVGLYVPGGTAVLPSTALMLGVPAMVAGCKKIVLASPPRSDGSISPEIVYIAQKVGAESIVLAGGAQAVAAMAYGTESVTKVDKILGPGNQFVTAAKMLVSNDTSAGVSIDMPAGPSEVLVIADKHANPAFVASDLLSQAEHGVDSQVILIAVDLNDAELAAIDDELHRQASELPRVDIVRGSIEHSVTFVVRDIEEALALSNEYAPEHLILQIRDAANVVSMVENAGSVFIGEWTPESVGDYSAGVNHSLPTYGYAKQYSGVNLASFVKHITSSNLTAEGLRNVSQAVMQLASVEGLDAHRRAVSIRVDWMKQNKG comes from the exons ATGTCTTTACCATTCCTTATCTCCGTCGATGCGGACTCGAtatcctctccctctcccagTGGCCTCACCCTAAAACAAGTTTCATATTTCGGCTGCGTGCTTCTCAAGTCACCTAGCTTGGAACAGGCTCTCTCGTTTGTCAACGCGAATTTCACCACTTTCGAGATATGCGTCGACGCTACTGCTATTGAGTCTGTGGGAGATGTTGTGGACATTCTCAATGCCGGAGCATCGAATGTGTTTGTGACGCTGGGACAATTGACATCATTGTCGAAAGAACAATCCGTCCCCTCGTCTCGATTGGTCGTTTCAATCTCATCTGCAGACGAGGTCGCCCAACTGAAAACTTGGATTTTAGAGGATAAGGAGAGACGCGAAATATGTGTTCACAGCGCAGGATCCTCCCCCATTGACGCTATTCTATCCGAACTTGATGACAATTCCTTGGTAAGAACCGTATACCGCTCCTCGATCGGCGAGACGACACAGACAAACTTCCTCCTGAACGAACAGGAAAGGGTTATTAGCATAATCCCGTCTACATCATTAACGGTTGACGATGAAGGGAACTCTGCTGTCAAGCTGCTGGTTACCGGTGCTATCCCGGATAACAACACTGGTCTCTATGCTACGATAGTCACGGATGAGCGCGGAGTGGCGTTGGGGCTTGTTTGGAGTAGCGAGAAGAGTATTTCAGAGGCATTGAAAACTGGAACAGGAGTGTACCAAAGCCGGAAGCGTGGTTTATGGTATAAAGGCCAATCCAGCGGGGATATACAGGAATTGGTCAGAGTCGGGCTTGACTGCGACAGTGATTGCTTGATTTTCGTCGTCAAGCAGAAAGGCAGAG GATTTTGTCATTTGGGAACTGCCAGTTGCTTTGGCTCCTACACGGGGCTTTCTCGTCTCCAAAAAACATTACAAGCACGGAGGCAGGACGCCCCGCCGGGATCGTATACATCGCGGCTCTTCAACGACGCAAAACTATTGGACGCAAAGATCATGGAAGAAGCCGAAGAATTGTGCAAAGCATCGACAAAGGAAGAAACTGCTTTTGAAGCCGCTGATCTTATTTACTTTGCTTTAACAAAGTGCATCTCAGCTGGCGTAAGCCTAGAAGATGTTGAAAGGAATCTTGATTTGAAGAGCATGAAGGTGAAGCGAAGAAAAGGCGACGCGAAGCCAGACTGGGCTGCTAAGGTTGGCCTTGCTCCTCCCACGGGGATTCAGAAGACGGCTGGATCGGTCGAGACGGACAAACCGGTCGATCAGAGAATTCGGATGAAACGGTATAACACCGCCTCAGCTTCACAGAAGGACATCAAAGATGCTCTCCAGCGCCCATCGCAAAAGTCCAATGAAGCTATTGTGGGTCTGGTGAAGCCTATTATTCAAGACGTGCGAGAGAATGGAGATGCCGCCGTTCTGAAATACACCCACAAATTCGAGAGGGCAACGTCCCTCACGTCGCCTGTTCTTCGCGCTCCATTTTCTGAAGATCTCATGAAGCTTACACCAGAGACCAAAGAGGCGATTGATATTAGTTTCGAAAACATTAGGCGTTTCCATGCTGCACagaaagaagataaagccCTCCAGGTGGAGACAATGCCGGGGGTCGTCTGCTCTCGTTTTGTCCGCCCTATCGGAAGAGTTGGTCTCTATGTCCCTGGCGGTACAGCTGTGTTACCTTCTACTGCGCTAATGCTGGGAGTTCCTGCCATGGTTGCTGGGTGTAAGAAGATTGTCCTGGCTTCTCCACCACGTTCGGATGGCAGTATCTCACCCGAGATCGTTTACATTGCACAAAAGGTTGGAGCTGAAAGTATTGTGCTTGCCGGAGGCGCTCAGGCGGTGGCCGCGATGGCGTATGGCACGGAGAGCGTTACCAAGGTTGACAAGATCCTTGGACCTGGAAATCAATTTGTGACAGCTGCTAAGATGCTTGTTTCCAATGATACCTCGGCCGGCGTGAGCATCGATATGCCTGCGGGTCCCAGCGAGGTTTTGGTCATTGCTGATAAGCACGCAAATCCTGCATTTGTTGCATCGGACTTACTCAGCCAGGCTGAACATGGCGTTGACTCCCAGGTTATCCTGATCGCTGTTGATCTGAATGATGCAGAACTGGCTGCCATCGATGATGAATTGCATCGACAAGCCAGTGAGCTTCCTCGCGTCGATATTGTGAGAGGTTCTATCGAACACTCGGTCACTTTCGTCGTGAGAGATATCGAAGAGGCCCTTGCGCTAAGCAACGAATATGCCCCTGAGCACCTTATCCTTCAGATCCGGGACGCCGCAAATGTAGTATCTATGGTAGAAAATGCTGGTAGTGTCTTCATCGGCGAATGGACTCCAGAGAGCGTTGGTGATTACTCTGCTGGAGTGAATCACTCACTAC CAACTTATGGCTATGCAAAGCAATACTCCGGCGTTAACCTTGCTTCCTTCGTAAAACACATCACCAGCTCCAACCTTACGGCTGAAGGGCTAAGGAATGTTTCACAGGCTGTTATGCAACTTGCATCTGTGGAGGGTCTCGATGCCCATCGCCGGGCCGTCAGCATCCGTGTCGATTGGATGAAGCAAAATAAGGGCTAG
- the MNS1B gene encoding maturation of Asn-linked oligosaccharides protein (CAZy:GH47~SECRETED:SignalP(1-22)~EggNog:ENOG410PM8H~COG:G~BUSCO:5145at33183): MKGSPVLAVCAAALTLIPSVVALPMIDKDLPSSISQSSDKTSQERAEAVKAAFRFAWEGYLEHAFPNDELHPVSNTPGNSRNGWGASAVDALSTAIIMDMPDVVEKILDHISNIDYSQTDTMCSLFETTIRYLGGMISAYDLLKGPGSHLVSDPAKVDVLLAQSLKLADVLKFAFDTKTGIPANELNITDKSTDGSTTNGLATTGTLVLEWTRLSDITGDPEYGRLAQKGESYLLNPQPSSSEPFPGLVGRTIDIETGLFRDDYVSWGGGSDSFYEYLIKMYVYDKGRFGKYKDRWVTAAESTIEHLKSSPSTRKDLTFVATYSGGRLGLNSGHLTCFDGGNFLLGGQILNRDDFTKFGLELVEGCYATYAATATKIGPEGFGWDATKVPEAQAEFYKEAGFYITTSYYNLRPEVIESIYYAYRMTKDPKYQEWAWDAFVAINATTRTSTGFTAIGDVNTPDGGRKYDNQESFLFAEVMKYSYLIHSPEADWQVAGPGGTNAYVFNTEAHPVKVFSRGC; the protein is encoded by the exons ATGAAGGGATCCCCCGTACTCGCCGTATGCGCTGCAGCGCTGACGCTCATTCCATCTGTCGTTGCCCTTCCCATGATTGATAAGGACCTCCCAAGCTCCATCAGTCAATCTTCCGACAAGACGAGTCAAGAACGAGCCGAAGCCGTCAAAGCTGCCTTCAGATTTGCCTGGGAAGGGTATTTGGAACATGCATTCCCAAACGACGAGTTACATCCGGTGTCCAATACGCCCGGCAATTCTCG GAACGGCTGGGGCGCTTCTGCCGTCGATGCGCTCTCGACCGCGATCATCATGGACATGCCAGACGTCGTCGAGAAGATTCTCGACCATATCTCCAACATCGACTACTCCCAAACAGATACCATGTGTAGCCTGTTTGAAACCACCATTCGCTACCTAGGAGGCATGATATCCGCCTATGATCTGCTGAAGGGACCTGGTTCACATCTTGTGTCGGAT CCTGCAAAAGTCGACGTGCTGCTCGCGCAATCGCTGAAACTGGCCGATGTACTGAAGTTCGCCTTCGATACAAAGACTGGCATACCGGCAAACGAGTTGAATATCACGGATAAGTCTACG GACGGTTCGACAACCAACGGGCTCGCCACAACTGGCACCCTAGTCTTGGAGT GGACTCGTCTCTCGGACATAACTGGCGACCCGGAGTACGGCAGGCTAGCACAGAAGGGGGAATCGTACCTCCTCAACCCACAACCGTCATCGAGCGAGCCATTTCCCGGCCTGGTTGGTCGCACTATTGACATTGAGACGGGCCTATTCCGCGATGATTATGTCAGTTGGGGAGGAGGATCGGATTCGTTTTACGAGTATCTTATCAAGATGTACGTCTATGACAAGGGCCGGTTTGGAAAGTACAAGGACCG GTGGGTGACTGCCGCCGAATCCACCATTGAACACTTAAAATCTTCGCCTTCTACGAGAAAGGACTTGACATTTGTGGCGACGTATTCCGGGGGGAGACTCGGTCTCAACTCTGGTCATTTGACATGCTTTGATGGCGGTAATTTCCTCCTGGGAGGCCAGATACTTAACCGAGACGACTTCACCAAGTTTGGGCTCGAGCTTGTTGAAGGCTGCTACGCTACGTATGCTGCGACCGCAACGAAAATCGGCCCCGAGGGATTCGGCTGGGATGCCACGAAGGTCCCTGAGGCCCAAGCAGAATTCTACAAGGAGGCCGGGTTCTATATCACAACCAGCTACTATAACCTCCGACCGGAGGTCATCGAGAGCATCTATTATGCTTACCGAATGACGAAAGATCCTAAG TATCAAGAGTGGGCATGGGATGCCTTCGTGGCGATCAACGCAACGACGCGCACGAGCACCGGTTTCACCGCCATTGGGGACGTCAATACGCCAGACGGAGGTCGAAAGTATGACAACCAAGAGAGCTTCCTCTTTGCTGAAGTGATGAAGTACTCCTATCTCATCCACTCACCAG AAGCAGACTGGCAGGTAGCCGGTCCCGGAGGAACGAATGCATACGTATTCAACACCGAAGCACATCCGGTGAAGGTCTTCAGCAGGGGGTGTTGA